In Vibrio sp. STUT-A11, a genomic segment contains:
- the flgG gene encoding flagellar basal-body rod protein FlgG, whose translation MHPALWVSKTGLDAQQTNIATISNNLANASTVGYKKSRAVFEDLFYQNINQPGGQSSQNTELPSGLMLGAGSKVVATQKVHTHGNAQTTTNALDMMVEGDGFFQVTLPDGNIGYTRNGQFTLNGEGTLVTSGSGYPVEPEIVIPEDAISITVGTDGEVSVRVRGQQDNQVVGQLTITDFVNPGGLEPIGQNLYLPTGASGDPQEGVPGLDGLGEIRQSMLEASNVNVTEELVNMIEAQRVYEMNSKVISSVDKMMSFVNQQL comes from the coding sequence ATGCATCCAGCACTATGGGTTAGTAAAACCGGTTTAGACGCCCAACAAACCAACATTGCAACGATTTCAAACAACCTGGCGAACGCTTCAACGGTTGGTTACAAAAAGAGCCGCGCCGTATTCGAAGACTTGTTTTATCAGAACATTAATCAGCCGGGTGGCCAGTCCTCGCAGAATACAGAATTGCCAAGTGGTTTGATGTTGGGTGCCGGTTCTAAAGTGGTTGCCACGCAAAAAGTGCATACTCACGGTAACGCACAAACTACCACCAACGCGCTGGATATGATGGTGGAAGGTGATGGTTTCTTCCAAGTGACCTTACCGGACGGCAACATCGGTTATACGCGTAATGGCCAATTCACGCTGAACGGTGAAGGTACTCTAGTGACGTCAGGCTCTGGTTACCCGGTAGAACCTGAAATCGTCATTCCTGAAGATGCAATTTCAATTACTGTCGGCACGGACGGTGAAGTGTCGGTCCGTGTTCGTGGTCAGCAAGACAACCAAGTCGTCGGTCAGTTGACCATTACCGATTTCGTTAACCCTGGTGGTCTAGAGCCAATTGGTCAGAACCTCTATTTGCCGACTGGTGCGAGTGGTGACCCGCAAGAAGGGGTTCCGGGGCTGGATGGCTTGGGTGAAATCCGTCAGTCCATGCTGGAAGCATCCAACGTGAATGTGACTGAAGAGTTGGTCAATATGATCGAAGCGCAGCGCGTTTACGAAATGAACTCTAAAGTAATCTCGTCTGTCGATAAGATGATGAGCTTCGTTAACCAGCAGCTTTAA
- the flgB gene encoding flagellar basal body rod protein FlgB — protein MAISFDNALGIHQHTVGVRERNAEVISTNIAQANTPGYKARGLDFAKELQAATSGASISLNRTDGRHIPATTTLTGDKLYRLPTQPDTGDGNTVDLDLERNLFMQNQIRHQASLDFLGGKFKNLTKAIKGD, from the coding sequence ATGGCTATATCTTTTGACAATGCACTAGGCATCCACCAACACACGGTGGGCGTACGTGAGCGCAATGCTGAGGTGATTTCCACCAACATCGCACAAGCCAATACACCTGGTTACAAAGCAAGAGGTTTAGACTTTGCCAAGGAATTACAAGCGGCAACATCGGGGGCAAGCATTAGTCTTAATCGAACCGATGGTCGGCATATTCCTGCCACTACAACGTTGACAGGGGACAAGCTATATCGTCTTCCTACCCAACCTGATACGGGTGATGGCAACACAGTAGATTTGGATTTAGAACGTAATCTGTTCATGCAGAACCAAATCAGACACCAGGCATCACTCGACTTTCTAGGTGGCAAATTCAAGAACTTAACCAAGGCAATCAAAGGGGATTAA
- the flgJ gene encoding flagellar assembly peptidoglycan hydrolase FlgJ, protein MIKNPNDIGFIHDISSLDTLRQKAVKEGKDGEHEALRAAARQFESIFTSMMLKSMREANEGFESNFMNSQNEKFYRQMLDEQMASELSASGSMGLADMIVAQLTAGQGDDKSDTAVRDAANSAVEYRRVDPQKAREIEQRLIESGELARPNHTVANTQAPTRFDSPESFVNSMKPYAEKAAKALGVEPSLLLAQAALETGWGQKVVKNARGSSNNLFNIKADRSWQGNKVTTQTLEFHDKLPVKETAAFRSYSSYQDSFNDYVRFLNDNPRYEVALQQRGDSESFIRGIQHAGYATDPNYANKVLQVQQKIENM, encoded by the coding sequence ATGATTAAGAATCCTAACGATATCGGCTTTATCCACGACATCAGCTCACTCGATACTCTAAGACAAAAAGCAGTTAAGGAGGGCAAAGATGGTGAGCACGAAGCCTTACGTGCGGCAGCGCGACAGTTCGAATCCATTTTCACCTCAATGATGCTCAAGTCGATGCGTGAAGCAAACGAAGGTTTCGAGTCGAATTTCATGAACAGTCAGAACGAAAAGTTTTACCGTCAGATGTTGGACGAGCAAATGGCGAGTGAGTTGAGTGCTTCGGGTTCAATGGGGTTGGCAGATATGATTGTGGCGCAGCTGACAGCAGGTCAGGGAGATGATAAGAGTGACACCGCTGTGCGTGATGCGGCAAACAGTGCTGTTGAATATCGCCGTGTAGACCCACAAAAAGCACGTGAAATCGAGCAACGTTTGATTGAATCTGGCGAGTTAGCTCGTCCAAACCATACTGTCGCTAACACCCAAGCGCCGACTCGATTTGACTCTCCGGAATCTTTTGTAAATTCAATGAAGCCTTATGCCGAAAAAGCTGCCAAGGCATTAGGGGTTGAGCCATCACTGCTTCTTGCTCAAGCGGCGTTAGAAACGGGCTGGGGGCAAAAAGTGGTGAAGAACGCACGTGGCAGCAGCAACAATCTATTTAATATCAAAGCGGATCGCAGTTGGCAGGGCAATAAAGTGACTACTCAAACCTTAGAATTTCATGACAAACTGCCTGTTAAAGAGACGGCAGCGTTCCGTTCATACTCAAGTTACCAAGACAGCTTCAACGATTATGTTCGTTTCTTAAACGATAACCCGCGTTATGAGGTCGCGCTGCAACAGCGTGGAGACTCCGAGTCGTTCATTCGTGGCATTCAACACGCAGGTTATGCGACCGACCCTAACTACGCGAATAAAGTTCTACAAGTGCAACAGAAAATAGAAAACATGTAA
- the flgK gene encoding flagellar hook-associated protein FlgK has protein sequence MASDLLNVGTQSVLTAQRQLNTTGHNISNANTEGYSRQSVIQGTNDPRQFGGSTYGMGVHVENVRRSWDQFAVNELNLASTNHANKTDTQDNLDMLSGMLSSVASTKIPENLNEWFDAVKTMSDTPNDLGARKVVLEKSKIFSDTLNDFHETVRLQSDVTNKKLDMGIDRINQIAQEIRDTHRLMGRTPGPHNDLMDQHEKLIKELSEYTKVTVTPRKNAEGFNVHIGNGHTLVSGTEASQLKMIDGYPDVLQRRLAMVEGDGIKAIQSDDIDGKIGALLNMRDQHIPQLLDEMGRLATGFSYKVNQLQSQGLDLNGKIGKEVFTDINSELIAQSRVSAAPDSQAEVAVYVDDISALKGGEYVLRYDGDQYSITTPKDEQVQLDIDQTDSSFVLDGMKVQIGEGLAAGERVLLRPTRSGAAIIKMETNDAKSIAAQSYEASTTFAQGSAKFKIREAGDVKEFEVTVQPADENHDKSWLKITDNKGNLLSDKYDYPLDKDNPVIEISVPKKHPLYKNGDATIFELTEGALLNDKFTANLVPSPGGNGNLRKLQQLQTNKMMDGNSSTLIDVYHNLNTEVGLKSATANRLASVAQLEYESAQERVASISGVNLDEEAANMMKFQQAYMASSRVMQAANDTFNTILQLR, from the coding sequence ATGGCGTCAGATCTTCTGAATGTAGGTACTCAAAGTGTGCTTACTGCTCAGAGACAATTAAATACCACTGGTCATAACATTTCTAATGCTAATACAGAAGGTTACAGCCGCCAGTCAGTGATTCAAGGCACGAATGATCCGCGCCAGTTTGGTGGTTCAACTTACGGTATGGGTGTGCATGTGGAAAATGTTCGCCGCTCTTGGGATCAGTTTGCCGTTAATGAACTCAACTTGGCATCGACCAACCATGCCAATAAAACCGATACCCAAGATAATCTCGACATGCTGTCAGGCATGCTGAGTTCGGTTGCCTCGACGAAAATTCCTGAAAACCTCAATGAATGGTTTGATGCAGTCAAAACCATGTCCGATACCCCAAATGATTTGGGCGCGCGCAAAGTGGTGCTTGAGAAGTCAAAAATCTTTTCTGACACATTGAACGATTTCCATGAAACGGTGCGATTACAATCTGATGTGACCAATAAAAAACTGGATATGGGGATTGATCGCATCAACCAGATCGCGCAAGAAATCCGTGATACTCACCGTTTAATGGGGCGTACTCCTGGGCCGCACAATGATCTGATGGACCAACATGAGAAGCTGATTAAGGAACTGTCAGAATACACCAAGGTAACGGTTACCCCGCGCAAAAATGCGGAAGGGTTTAACGTTCACATTGGCAATGGCCACACCTTAGTGTCTGGTACCGAAGCCAGTCAGTTGAAAATGATTGACGGCTATCCAGATGTTCTCCAGCGACGTTTAGCCATGGTAGAAGGGGATGGTATCAAGGCGATTCAATCGGATGATATCGACGGTAAAATTGGTGCTCTGCTCAATATGCGTGACCAGCACATACCACAGTTACTTGATGAGATGGGCAGATTGGCCACAGGGTTCTCATACAAAGTGAATCAGTTGCAATCCCAAGGTTTGGACCTAAACGGTAAAATCGGTAAAGAGGTATTTACTGATATCAATTCGGAACTCATTGCTCAGTCTCGCGTGTCTGCCGCGCCTGATTCTCAGGCAGAAGTGGCCGTTTATGTGGATGATATCTCAGCCCTCAAAGGTGGAGAGTACGTGCTGCGCTATGATGGCGATCAGTACAGCATCACGACCCCGAAAGACGAACAGGTCCAGTTGGATATCGACCAGACGGATTCTTCTTTCGTTTTGGATGGCATGAAAGTCCAAATTGGTGAAGGCCTTGCCGCTGGCGAACGAGTACTGTTACGTCCAACTCGTAGTGGTGCTGCCATCATAAAAATGGAAACCAACGACGCAAAATCTATTGCGGCGCAAAGCTATGAAGCGTCTACCACGTTTGCTCAAGGCAGTGCAAAGTTCAAAATTCGTGAAGCCGGTGATGTCAAAGAGTTTGAGGTGACGGTGCAGCCTGCGGATGAAAATCACGACAAATCGTGGCTAAAGATTACGGATAACAAAGGCAATTTGTTGTCCGACAAGTACGACTACCCGCTGGATAAAGATAATCCAGTCATTGAAATTTCAGTGCCGAAGAAACATCCCCTGTATAAGAATGGTGATGCGACGATTTTTGAACTCACAGAAGGCGCGCTGCTGAACGACAAATTTACCGCCAACCTGGTACCGTCGCCAGGAGGCAACGGTAACTTGAGAAAACTTCAGCAGTTACAGACCAACAAAATGATGGATGGCAATTCGAGCACTTTGATCGATGTTTACCACAACCTAAATACTGAAGTGGGGTTGAAATCGGCCACGGCTAACCGTTTAGCGTCTGTTGCTCAGCTGGAATATGAATCCGCACAAGAACGTGTGGCATCGATTTCCGGCGTCAATCTGGATGAAGAAGCCGCCAATATGATGAAATTTCAACAGGCTTATATGGCTTCGTCACGTGTCATGCAAGCGGCGAATGATACCTTCAACACCATTTTACAACTGAGGTAA
- the flgD gene encoding flagellar hook assembly protein FlgD — protein MAGFNNVGQSGLSYIDQLKSLQENKKAQESTGKQDLKQEDFLSLLTKQLSQQDPFKPVGNDQMIAQMASFATVDGIGKMNTQFESLNSSMTSNQALQASSLVGRDVLVPGAAGVKQDEAPMAAMVKLSQSIDNLFVRVENEAGQLVRTFEVGAKPAGDTRVLWDGNDESGNPLPAGKYKVKASGLVDGASQEFPVSTYANVNSVLLGKGDGNVLLNLAGFESPVRLAEVLEVGKA, from the coding sequence ATGGCCGGATTTAACAACGTTGGTCAAAGCGGCTTGTCCTACATCGACCAGCTAAAAAGCCTACAAGAGAACAAAAAAGCGCAAGAGAGTACAGGTAAGCAGGACCTGAAACAGGAAGACTTCCTATCTTTGCTCACCAAGCAATTGTCTCAGCAGGACCCGTTTAAGCCTGTCGGTAACGACCAGATGATTGCGCAAATGGCGTCATTTGCGACCGTTGATGGCATTGGCAAAATGAACACTCAGTTTGAGAGTTTGAACTCGTCCATGACATCGAACCAAGCGTTACAAGCTTCCTCTCTGGTTGGGCGAGATGTGTTGGTTCCAGGGGCCGCTGGTGTGAAGCAAGATGAAGCACCAATGGCAGCCATGGTTAAGCTTTCGCAATCTATCGATAATTTATTTGTTCGGGTAGAAAACGAAGCTGGCCAATTGGTTCGTACTTTTGAGGTAGGGGCGAAACCAGCCGGTGACACCCGTGTACTCTGGGACGGTAATGATGAAAGCGGGAATCCATTGCCTGCCGGTAAATACAAAGTGAAAGCATCTGGCTTAGTGGATGGAGCGTCGCAAGAGTTCCCAGTCTCCACTTATGCCAATGTAAACAGCGTATTACTAGGCAAGGGTGACGGAAACGTATTACTCAATCTGGCGGGTTTTGAATCGCCAGTTCGACTTGCAGAAGTATTGGAAGTTGGCAAAGCGTAA
- a CDS encoding protein-glutamate O-methyltransferase: protein MTAITIGDQEYRDFSRFLEAQCGIVLGDSKQYLVRSRLSPLVTKFKLTSLSDLLRDVVVGRNRELRIAAVDAMTTNETLWFRDTYPFTVLAEKLLPELAANKRPIKIWSAASSSGQEPYSIAMTILETQQRKPGLLPSISITATDISTSMLEMCRAGVYDNLALGRGLSPERRRVFFEDNGDGRMKVKDNVKRLVNFRPQNLLDSYALVGKFDIIFCRNVLIYFSPEMKSKVLNQMANQLNPGGYLLLGASESLTGLTDRFEMVRCNPGIIYKLKDPRG, encoded by the coding sequence ATGACTGCTATTACAATTGGTGATCAAGAGTATCGTGATTTCAGCCGTTTTCTCGAAGCGCAGTGTGGTATTGTTCTCGGCGATAGTAAGCAGTACTTAGTGCGCAGCCGATTAAGTCCGTTAGTGACCAAGTTTAAGCTCACTTCGTTGTCTGATTTACTGCGTGATGTGGTCGTGGGTCGCAACCGGGAGCTACGTATTGCGGCTGTGGACGCGATGACAACCAACGAAACATTGTGGTTTCGAGATACGTATCCATTCACGGTTTTAGCTGAGAAATTATTGCCGGAACTCGCGGCAAACAAACGGCCAATTAAAATCTGGTCAGCCGCCAGTTCATCGGGTCAGGAGCCGTACTCCATCGCAATGACGATTTTGGAAACGCAGCAGCGTAAACCAGGATTATTGCCAAGTATTTCTATCACCGCGACCGACATTTCGACCAGTATGCTGGAGATGTGTCGCGCTGGCGTGTATGACAATTTAGCCTTGGGTCGTGGTCTCTCTCCGGAGCGTCGCCGTGTCTTTTTTGAAGACAACGGAGATGGCCGCATGAAAGTGAAAGACAATGTAAAGCGCCTGGTCAACTTTCGCCCGCAAAACTTGCTCGACAGCTACGCGCTGGTGGGCAAGTTTGACATTATCTTTTGCCGTAATGTACTGATTTACTTCTCACCAGAGATGAAATCCAAAGTGCTCAATCAAATGGCAAACCAGCTCAATCCGGGTGGTTATCTACTGCTGGGTGCATCTGAGTCTTTAACCGGGCTAACGGACCGTTTTGAAATGGTGCGTTGTAATCCGGGTATCATTTATAAACTGAAAGATCCTAGGGGCTAG
- a CDS encoding flagellar basal body P-ring protein FlgI encodes MKKIFLLLLSAALFSTAAQAARIKDVAQVAGVRSNQLVGYGLVSGLPGTGESNPFTEQSFAAMLQNFGIQLPPGTKPKIKNVAAVMVTATLPPFSKPGQQVDVTVSSIGSAKSLRGGTLLQTFLKGLDGQVYAVAQGNLVVSGFSAEGADGSKIVGNNPTVGLISSGATVEREIPNPFGRGDYITFNLLESDFTTAQRMADAVNNFLGPQMASPVDATSVRVRAPRDVSQRVAFLSAIENLEFDPADSAAKIIVNSRTGTIVVGKHVRLKPAAVTHGGMTVSIKENLSVSQPNAFSGGQTVVVPDSDIEVNEEQGKMFKFEPGLTLDDLVRAVNEVGAAPSDLMAILQALKQAGAIEGQLIII; translated from the coding sequence ATGAAAAAAATCTTTTTACTCCTACTGAGCGCTGCGCTGTTTTCAACTGCTGCTCAAGCTGCACGTATTAAAGACGTCGCACAAGTGGCAGGGGTTCGTAGCAACCAACTTGTGGGTTATGGTTTAGTTTCAGGTTTGCCGGGTACTGGGGAGTCCAACCCGTTTACTGAACAAAGCTTCGCGGCCATGCTGCAAAACTTCGGCATTCAGCTGCCGCCGGGAACCAAACCAAAAATTAAAAACGTTGCCGCTGTGATGGTAACGGCAACATTGCCGCCTTTTTCTAAGCCCGGTCAGCAAGTCGACGTCACGGTGTCATCTATCGGTAGCGCGAAAAGCCTGCGTGGTGGCACCTTACTGCAAACCTTCCTAAAAGGTTTAGATGGCCAGGTATATGCCGTTGCACAAGGTAATCTGGTTGTCAGTGGCTTCAGTGCGGAAGGTGCCGATGGCTCAAAGATTGTCGGTAATAACCCAACTGTCGGGCTTATCTCCAGTGGTGCGACGGTAGAGCGCGAAATTCCCAATCCATTTGGTCGTGGTGACTACATTACTTTTAATCTGCTAGAGTCTGATTTCACCACGGCGCAGCGTATGGCTGACGCTGTTAACAATTTTCTTGGCCCTCAAATGGCGAGTCCGGTCGATGCGACATCCGTTCGTGTACGCGCACCGCGTGATGTAAGCCAGCGAGTCGCGTTTCTGTCTGCGATTGAAAACCTGGAATTTGACCCAGCCGATAGTGCTGCAAAGATCATTGTGAATTCCCGTACGGGTACCATCGTTGTTGGCAAGCATGTGCGCCTTAAACCAGCCGCTGTAACGCATGGAGGTATGACAGTTTCCATCAAAGAAAATCTCAGTGTGAGTCAGCCGAATGCCTTCTCGGGCGGCCAGACGGTTGTTGTTCCGGATTCTGACATTGAAGTGAACGAAGAGCAGGGCAAAATGTTTAAGTTTGAGCCGGGGTTGACGTTGGACGATTTGGTTCGCGCAGTCAATGAAGTCGGCGCTGCGCCTTCAGACTTGATGGCGATTTTGCAGGCATTAAAGCAAGCTGGTGCGATTGAAGGCCAGTTGATCATCATCTAA
- the flgE gene encoding flagellar hook protein FlgE, protein MSYVSLSGLSAAQLDLNTTSNNIANANTYGFKESRAEFADVYSNSLFTNAKTTPGGGAQAGQVAQQFHEGSSVYTNNPMDLRVSGTGFFAVAKDRLVPQQNEMTRNGAFHLNRDNYMVTANDEFLLGYQVNPDSGEVSSYEPQPINIPAEFGKPKQTANIEVGVNLPANGDLKDPTQFDFSDPDTYNRSTSSTIYDSMGQSYKLTTYYLKDQTQPNTWNAYYTVTDKDGEKPVNIAQGDATTASGHVGHTMKFNNDGTLASLNGGNPITSVALGGTTGEGGEAAGANAGINLNGADPMQTLNFGLDASTQFAAPFELTKFDEDGATTGFLTKVDFDENGSVLGTYSNGENVTLGRVALVRVPNEQGLDKKGGTQWDSTQFSGDKIWGESNKGSFGTLNNGVLEQSNIDMTQELVDLISAQRNFQANSRSLEVHNQLQQNILQIR, encoded by the coding sequence ATGTCATATGTATCTTTAAGCGGTTTGTCCGCCGCTCAATTGGATTTAAACACCACCAGTAACAACATTGCAAACGCCAATACGTATGGCTTTAAAGAGTCTCGTGCCGAGTTTGCGGATGTTTACTCAAACTCTTTGTTCACCAACGCCAAAACAACACCGGGTGGTGGTGCTCAGGCTGGCCAGGTGGCACAGCAGTTCCATGAAGGGTCAAGTGTATACACCAATAACCCGATGGATTTGCGTGTATCAGGAACGGGTTTCTTCGCCGTGGCAAAAGATCGTTTGGTGCCGCAGCAAAATGAAATGACACGTAACGGTGCGTTCCACCTGAACAGAGACAACTACATGGTAACGGCGAACGATGAGTTTCTGCTTGGTTATCAGGTCAACCCAGACTCTGGTGAGGTGTCATCTTACGAGCCACAGCCAATCAATATTCCAGCCGAGTTTGGTAAGCCAAAACAAACGGCGAACATTGAAGTGGGCGTAAACTTACCTGCGAATGGTGATTTGAAAGATCCGACTCAGTTTGATTTTTCTGATCCAGATACTTACAACCGTTCAACGTCTTCAACCATTTATGACTCAATGGGTCAGTCTTACAAGTTGACCACTTACTACCTGAAAGACCAGACTCAGCCGAATACCTGGAATGCCTACTACACGGTCACAGACAAAGATGGTGAGAAGCCGGTTAACATTGCTCAAGGTGATGCAACAACCGCATCTGGTCATGTTGGTCACACGATGAAGTTCAACAATGATGGCACGCTGGCGAGCTTAAACGGCGGCAACCCGATAACGTCTGTCGCGTTAGGTGGTACAACAGGTGAAGGTGGTGAAGCTGCGGGAGCAAATGCGGGAATCAACCTCAATGGTGCCGATCCAATGCAAACTCTGAACTTTGGTTTGGATGCATCAACTCAGTTTGCGGCTCCGTTTGAACTGACCAAGTTTGATGAAGATGGTGCAACGACGGGCTTCCTGACCAAAGTTGACTTTGATGAAAACGGCAGCGTGTTAGGCACATACTCAAACGGTGAAAACGTCACCTTAGGCCGCGTTGCGCTCGTCCGTGTTCCTAACGAACAAGGTCTGGATAAAAAAGGCGGCACTCAGTGGGACTCAACTCAGTTTTCTGGTGACAAAATCTGGGGTGAATCCAATAAAGGTTCTTTTGGTACCCTTAATAACGGCGTACTGGAGCAGTCTAATATTGATATGACTCAGGAGCTGGTGGATCTGATTTCGGCTCAGCGTAACTTCCAGGCTAACTCGCGTTCGCTAGAAGTGCATAACCAGCTACAACAAAATATTCTGCAGATTCGCTAG
- a CDS encoding flagellar basal body rod protein FlgF, whose amino-acid sequence MDRALFLAMSGAKQNMQALQLRANNLANVSTTGFRADLAQARSMQAYGEGLPSRVFSMTERPGHNFAQGSVITTGRDLDITIEGSGWLSVLDHTGKEGLTRNGNLKVDQNGLLTNASGHAVLGDNDAPITLPIPLSKIEIGRDGTISVLPQGAPAEELQVVDRIKLVKTDDRNLFKDTNGLFRHKTPNQPYEADATVSIQTGAIEGSNVNAVGEMTALIDLQRQFEMQVKMMSTAEEMDKSSDSLLRMS is encoded by the coding sequence ATGGATCGCGCACTGTTTCTCGCAATGAGCGGCGCCAAGCAAAACATGCAGGCTCTGCAATTGCGTGCCAACAACCTGGCCAACGTGAGCACCACGGGGTTTCGTGCCGATTTAGCACAGGCTCGTTCGATGCAAGCGTATGGAGAAGGGCTCCCTTCACGTGTGTTTAGCATGACAGAGCGTCCGGGACATAACTTTGCTCAAGGCAGTGTGATCACCACTGGCCGCGATTTGGATATTACTATCGAAGGCAGCGGTTGGCTGTCTGTCTTAGACCACACTGGTAAAGAAGGGTTGACCCGTAACGGCAACTTAAAAGTCGATCAAAATGGTTTACTGACGAATGCGAGTGGCCATGCTGTGTTGGGTGATAATGACGCACCGATTACTTTACCCATCCCTCTCTCTAAAATTGAAATAGGTCGTGATGGCACCATCTCTGTACTTCCGCAAGGTGCTCCAGCAGAAGAATTACAAGTGGTTGATCGTATCAAACTTGTGAAAACTGACGATCGCAATTTATTTAAAGACACCAATGGCTTATTTCGCCATAAAACTCCAAACCAGCCTTACGAAGCAGACGCAACCGTCAGTATCCAAACGGGTGCCATTGAAGGTAGTAACGTCAATGCCGTAGGTGAAATGACGGCATTAATTGACCTTCAGCGTCAGTTTGAAATGCAAGTCAAGATGATGAGCACCGCTGAAGAGATGGACAAGTCTTCAGATTCACTGCTTCGTATGAGTTAA
- the flgC gene encoding flagellar basal body rod protein FlgC, translated as MSLFNVFNVTGSAMSAESVRLNTTSSNLANADSVSSSAKDTYKARHAVFGAELGNAMRSGNTVPVKVLGIVESDKPLNAEYNPDHPLANEEGYIYKPNVNVMEEMANMISASRAYQTNVQVADSSKQMLLRTLQMGQ; from the coding sequence ATGAGCTTATTTAACGTTTTCAATGTGACAGGTTCCGCAATGAGCGCTGAGTCTGTTCGTCTGAATACTACCTCAAGCAACCTGGCGAATGCGGATAGTGTCAGCAGCTCTGCGAAAGACACTTACAAAGCGCGTCATGCTGTATTTGGTGCTGAGTTAGGTAATGCCATGCGTAGCGGTAATACGGTACCAGTGAAAGTGTTGGGGATTGTAGAAAGTGATAAACCGCTGAATGCGGAGTACAACCCTGATCATCCTCTTGCAAACGAAGAAGGCTACATCTATAAGCCAAACGTTAATGTAATGGAAGAAATGGCAAATATGATTTCGGCGTCTCGTGCATACCAAACTAATGTACAAGTCGCTGATTCAAGCAAACAAATGCTGCTGCGTACGCTGCAGATGGGTCAATAA
- the flgH gene encoding flagellar basal body L-ring protein FlgH, with product MKRICLLALISTMSGCAMLEPIETDDVSQATTVVDAVEGDKSKEESSGIVDTLRGRADPVADDPAWAPIHPKQKPEHYAAATGSLFSPEHITDLYDDSKPRGIGDIITVTLDETTSATKSANADLSKSNDSTMDPLSVGGQELQVGGNYNFSYDLNSSNSFVGDSSAKQSNSISGYITVEVIEVLANGNLVIRGEKWMTLNTGDEYIRLSGTIRPDDINFDNTIASNRVSNARIQYSGTGLQQDMQQPGFLARFFNVAL from the coding sequence ATGAAACGTATTTGCCTGCTTGCGCTTATTAGCACCATGTCTGGCTGTGCCATGTTAGAGCCGATTGAAACCGATGACGTTTCTCAAGCTACGACGGTTGTTGATGCCGTTGAAGGCGATAAATCAAAAGAAGAGAGCAGCGGTATAGTGGATACCTTGCGTGGCAGAGCTGATCCGGTGGCCGACGATCCGGCATGGGCTCCCATTCATCCGAAACAGAAACCGGAGCATTACGCTGCGGCAACAGGATCATTATTCAGTCCTGAACACATTACCGACCTTTATGATGACTCTAAGCCTCGTGGTATCGGTGACATCATCACTGTCACGTTAGATGAAACCACGAGCGCAACCAAAAGTGCGAACGCTGATTTGTCAAAAAGCAATGACTCAACCATGGATCCGTTGTCTGTCGGTGGGCAAGAACTGCAAGTCGGCGGAAATTATAATTTTTCCTACGACTTGAATAGCAGTAACAGCTTTGTGGGTGACTCTTCAGCGAAACAGAGTAACAGCATCAGTGGTTACATTACTGTCGAAGTGATAGAGGTGCTGGCAAACGGCAATCTGGTTATCCGTGGCGAGAAGTGGATGACGCTGAATACGGGTGATGAGTACATTCGTCTAAGTGGCACTATTCGCCCTGATGACATCAATTTTGACAATACGATTGCTTCCAACCGTGTATCAAACGCTCGAATTCAGTATTCAGGAACGGGGTTGCAACAAGATATGCAACAGCCGGGCTTTTTGGCACGATTCTTTAATGTAGCGCTTTAA